Proteins from one Peromyscus eremicus unplaced genomic scaffold, PerEre_H2_v1 PerEre#2#chr22_unloc_1, whole genome shotgun sequence genomic window:
- the Tbxa2r gene encoding thromboxane A2 receptor, producing the protein MWANGSAPGPCFRPMNITLQERHLIASPWFAASFCVLGLGSNLLALSVLAGAPAPRSSFLTLLCGLVLTDFLGLLVTGAIVVSQHAALFAWQAADPGCRLCHFMGVAMVFFGLCPLLLGAAMASERYVGITRPFWRPSATWRRAWATVALVWLVALALGLLPLLGLGRYTVQYPGSWCFLTLGPRRGDVAFGLLFALLGSVSVGLSFLLNTVSVATLCHVYHGREAARQRPRDCEVEMMVQLVGIMVVATVCWMPLLVFIAQTLLQTPPVMSPSGQLSRATEHQLLIYLRVATWNQILDPWVYILFRRSVLRRLHPRLSSRHRALSLHPPPAQASPSGP; encoded by the exons ATGTGGGCCAACGGCAGCGCCCCGGGGCCCTGCTTCCGGCCGATGAACATCACGCTGCAGGAGCGGCACCTGATCGCCTCGCCCTGGTTCGCCGCGTCCTTCTGCGTGCTGGGCCTGGGGTCCAACCTGCTGGCCCTGAGCGTGCTGGCCGGGGCGCCGGCGCCGCGCTCGTCCTTCCTCACCCTGCTGTGCGGCCTGGTCCTCACCGACTTCCTGGGGCTGCTGGTCACCGGGGCCATCGTGGTGTCGCAGCACGCGGCGCTCTTCGCCTGGCAGGCCGCCGACCCCGGCTGCCGCCTCTGCCACTTCATGGGGGTGGCCATGGTGTTCTTCGGGCTGTGCCCGCTGCTCCTGGGCGCCGCCATGGCCTCGGAGCGCTACGTGGGCATCACGCGGCCCTTCTGGCGCCCGTCGGCCACGTGGCGCCGCGCCTGGGCCACGGTGGCGCTGGTGTGGCTGGTGGCCCTGGCGCTGGGGCTGCTGCCGCTGCTGGGGCTCGGCCGCTACACCGTGCAGTACCCCGGCTCCTGGTGCTTCCTGACGCTCGGGCCGCGGCGCGGCGACGTGGCCTTCGGCCTGCTGTTCGCGCTGCTGGGCAGCGTGTCCGTGGGTCTGTCCTTCCTGCTCAACACCGTGAGCGTGGCCACGCTCTGCCACGTCTACCACGGCCGCGAGGCCGCGCGCCAGCGCCCGCGGGACTGCGAGGTGGAGATGATGGTGCAGCTGGTGGGCATCATGGTGGTGGCCACCGTGTGCTGGATGCCGCTGCTG GTCTTCATCGCACAGACCTTGCTGCAGACACCACCTGTCATGAGCCCCTCCGGGCAGCTGTCGCGGGCCACGGAACACCAGCTGCTCATTTACCTGCGTGTGGCCACGTGGAACCAGATCTTGGACCCCTGGGTCTACATCCTGTTTCGCCGGTCGGTGCTCCGACGCCTGCACCCGCGGCTCAGTTCCCGGCACCGGGCTCTGTCCCtgcacccacccccagcccaggccTCACCCAGTGGGCCCTGA
- the Hmg20b gene encoding SWI/SNF-related matrix-associated actin-dependent regulator of chromatin subfamily E member 1-related encodes MSHGPRQPGGATAPAGSKTPGQHGAFVVAVKQERSEGARAGEKGSQEEEPVKKRGWPKGKKRKKVLPNGPKAPVTGYVRFLNERREQIRTRHPDLPFPEITKMLGAEWSKLQPAEKQRYLDEAEKEKQQYLKELWAYQQSEAYKVCTEKIQENKIKKEDSGSGLMNTLLNGHKGVDCDGFSTFDVPIFTEEFLDQNKAREAELRRLRKMNVAFEEQNAVLQRHTQSMSSARERLEQELALEERRTLALQQQLQAVRQALTASFASLPVPGTGETPTLGTLDFYMARLHGAIERDPAQHERLIARVKEILARVASEHL; translated from the exons ATGTCCCACGGCCCCCGGCAGCCAGGCGGGGCCACCGC GCCTGCGGGAAGCAAGACTCCGGGCCAGCACGGGGCCTTCGTAGTGGCTGTCAAACAGGAGCGCAGCGAGGGCGCCCGTGCCGGAGAGAAGGGGtcccaggaggaggag CCCGTGAAGAAGAGAGGCTGGCCGAAaggcaagaagagaaagaaagttcTCCCCAATGGGCCCAAGGCCCCCGTCACCGGCTACGTTCGCTTTCTCAACGAGCGGCGGGAGCAGATTCGCACCCGCCACCCAGACCTGCCTTTTCCGGAGATCACCAAGATGCTGGGCGCCGAGTGGAGCAAGCTGCAGCCGGCAGAGAAGCAG CGGTACCTGGACGAGGCGGAAAAGGAGAAACAGCAATACTTAAAGGAGCTGTGGGCGTACCAGCAGTCGGAGGCCTACAAGGTCTGCAcagagaagatccaagaaaacaaaattaaaaaag AGGACTCCGGCTCTGGGCTCATGAACACACTCCTGAATGGGCACAAG GGTGTGGACTGTGATGGCTTTTCCACATTCGATGTTCCCATCTTCACTGAAGAGTTTTTGGACCAAAACAAAG CCCGCGAGGCGGAGTTGCGGCGCCTGCGGAAGATGAACGTGGCCTTCGAGGAGCAGAACGCGGTGCTGCAGCGCCACACGCAGAGCATGAGCAGCGCACGCGAGCGTCTGGAGCAGGAGCTGGCCTTGGAGGAGCGGCGCACGCTGGCGCTGCAGCAGCAACTGCAGGCCGTGAGGCAGGCGCTCACCGCCAGCTTCGCCTCCCTGCCGGTGCCCG GCACCGGGGAGACGCCGACGCTCGGGACTCTGGACTTCTACATGGCGCGGCTGCACGGAGCCATCGAGCGTGACCCCGCGCAGCACGAGAGACTGATCGCGCGCGTCAAGGAGATCCTGGCGCGGGTGGCCAG CGAGCACCTGTGA
- the Gipc3 gene encoding PDZ domain-containing protein GIPC3 has product MDSAAPREPGATEPPARARPRLVFRTQLAHGSPTGRIEGFTNVRELYAKIAEAFGIAPTEILFCTLNSHKVDMQKLLGGQIGLEDFIFAHVRGETKEVEVTKTEDALGLTITDNGAGYAFIKRIKEGSIINRIEAVCVGDSIEAINDHSIVGCRHYEVAKMLRELPKSQPFTLRLVQPRRAFDMIGQRSRSSKCPVEAKVSSGRETLRLRAGGAATVEEAPSDVEAAAARRVDDLLESYMGIRDPELAAAVVETARSSAGAQAFARGLDAVLGEFAFPDEFVVEVWAAIGEARDACG; this is encoded by the exons ATGGACAGCGCTGCGCCCCGCGAGCCCGGGGCCACCGAGCCCCCCGCCCGCGCGCGCCCGCGCCTGGTGTTCCGCACGCAGCTGGCGCACGGCAGCCCCACCGGCAGGATCGAGGGCTTCACCAACGTCCGCGAGCTCTACGCCAAGATCGCCGAGGCCTTCGGCATCGCGCCCACCGAG ATCCTGTTTTGCACCCTCAATAGTCACAAAGTGGACATGCAGAAGTTGCTGGGGGGACAGATCGGGCTGGAAGACTTCATCTTTGCGCACGTGCGTGGAGAGACCAAAGAGGTGGAGGTCACCAAAACGGAGGACGCTCTAGGACTGACCATCACAGACAACGGGGCGGGATACGCCTTCATCAAg AGAATCAAGGAAGGCAGCATCATCAACAGGATCGAggcagtgtgtgtgggggacagCATCGAGGCCATCAACGACCACTCCATCGTGGGCTGCCGACACTACGAGGTGGCCAAGATGCTGCGCGAGCTGCCCAAGTCCCAGCCCTTCACGCTGCGCCTGGTGCAGCCGCGGAGAGCCTTCG ATATGATTGGCCAGAggagcaggagcagcaagtgtccCGTGGAAGCCAAAGTGAGCAGCGGGAGGGAGACGCTGCGTCTGCGCGCTGGGGGCGCTGCCACCGTGGAGGAAGCG CCCAGCGAcgtggaggcggcggcggcgcgcaGGGTGGACGACCTGCTGGAGAGCTACATGGGCATCCGGGACCCCGAGCTGG CGGCCGCCGTGGTGGAGACTGCGCGCAGCTCGGCGGGAGCCCAGGCCTTCGCGCGCGGGCTGGACGCGGTCCTGGGCGAGTTCGCCTTCCCGGACGAGTTCGTGGTGGAGGTGTGGGCGGCCATCGGCGAGGCCCGGGACGCCTGTGGCTAG